The Brassica napus cultivar Da-Ae chromosome C7, Da-Ae, whole genome shotgun sequence genome has a segment encoding these proteins:
- the LOC125590479 gene encoding uncharacterized protein LOC125590479 produces MVERLPGVAPPIRRRNPDSYADTHFAEEIASVEMPRKFSFPSIKMYNGTGDPDDDIAQYKQRMLAVALPKESHEATMCKGFGFTLIRPALQWYINLPTRFISSFAGLSDKFVEQFTSSRSLEKTSDGLYEILQHRVEPLRDYIALFNQEKVAVPECSIPTAISAFKRGLLPDGELYKERTMYPCKTMEDVLSRAWAQVKWEEDVASRAKAQQKQDQRSARSDRGYRDERSSQRGSKDSGSRNMGMFQYRPQEKEEGMSVSTRPDIFHLSISTPDLVNALRQMGQQVHGLQR; encoded by the coding sequence ATGGTAGAACGCCTACCAGGAGTAGCTCCCCCAATCCGAAGGAGAAACCCTGATTCCTACGCGGATACCCATTTTGCGGAAGAGATTGCCTCGGTTGAGATGCCTAGAAAGTTCTCCTTCCCCAGCATCAAGATGTATAACGGTACTGGCGACCCCGACGATGACATCGCACAGTACAAGCAAAGGATGTTGGCGGTTGCACTCCCTAAGGAATCCCACGAGGCCACGATGTGCAAAGGGTTCGGTTTCACTCTGATCAGACCCGCCTTGCAATGGTACATCAATCTCCCTACCAGGTTCATATCTTCCTTCGCAGGCCTGAGCGACAAATTCGTGGAGCAATTCACAAGCAGTAGGAGCCTGGAGAAGACTTCAGATGGTCTCTACGAGATCCTCCAGCATCGAGTGGAACCCCTGCGAGACTACATAGCCCTCTTCAACCAGGAAAAAGTGGCGGTCCCCGAATGCAGCATCCCTACTGCGATCTCTGCCTTCAAGAGAGGTCTACTTCCAGATGGGGAGCTATACAAAGAGCGGACCATGTATCCTTGCAAGACCATGGAAGATGTGTTGTCCCGAGCCTGGGCGCAAGTGAAGTGGGAGGAAGATGTTGCTAGCCGTGCCAAGGCTCAGCAAAAGCAGGACCAAAGGTCAGCCCGATCAGATCGAGGATACCGAGATGAAAGATCCTCCCAAAGGGGATCCAAGGACTCTGGTAGTAGAAACATGGGCATGTTCCAGTACCGGCcgcaagagaaggaagaagggaTGTCGGTATCTACCAGGCCCGATATCTTCCATCTCTCAATATCAACACCAGATCTAGTCAACGCACTGAGACAGATGGGCCAACAGGTGCATGGCCTCCAAAGATGA